From one Caldithrix abyssi DSM 13497 genomic stretch:
- a CDS encoding amidohydrolase family protein, giving the protein MASAKIIVKNAWICQLDEQDNVQPVFGDLEIRNGKITRIQPLSAPSSTAPDDGKTLDAGGRMLTVPQVNFHEHIYSRLAKGLPISGPMNNFVQILESLWWKLDRLLDLEMVRASAQMAAIECLQNGVTYLFDHHASPFEAKGSLKTIADALQDFGLRSVMAFEISDRNGTKATQEAIEENVDFIKYAANEEAKGMIGLHALFTLSDETLQTVAEHLSELKAGIHVHVAEDRADVDFNRQKYNKLIAERLRSFNLLNDRSLLIHGVHLTAEDYRIIRESGAALAYNPDSNLNNAVGLPDYGSVPQEIPVLMGTDGMHANVGRSFKQWFLLFRHQGNSFEQAFQRVQKIYKDQLQFVRRYFPDFTRLQADQRADFVIWDYHPPTPVTADNFFGHFLYGLLESPPHAVFQAGRQLTEGRKILRQNSDEIFAHIRQQGNRLYERFKETTV; this is encoded by the coding sequence ATGGCCTCGGCTAAAATAATCGTTAAAAATGCCTGGATCTGCCAGCTCGATGAGCAGGATAATGTGCAGCCTGTTTTCGGCGATCTGGAAATTCGCAACGGAAAAATTACGCGTATTCAACCGCTATCAGCGCCGTCGTCCACCGCGCCGGACGACGGAAAGACGCTGGATGCCGGCGGAAGGATGCTAACCGTTCCACAGGTCAATTTTCACGAACACATCTATTCGCGTCTGGCAAAAGGACTGCCCATCAGCGGGCCAATGAACAATTTCGTTCAAATTCTGGAAAGCCTTTGGTGGAAGCTGGATCGGCTGCTCGATCTGGAAATGGTTCGGGCCAGCGCGCAAATGGCTGCCATTGAGTGCCTGCAGAATGGCGTGACCTACCTGTTCGATCACCACGCGTCGCCGTTTGAAGCAAAAGGCAGTTTAAAAACCATTGCCGACGCGCTTCAGGATTTCGGTCTGCGCTCTGTGATGGCGTTTGAAATTTCTGATCGAAACGGTACAAAAGCTACGCAGGAAGCCATTGAGGAAAACGTGGACTTTATTAAATACGCGGCAAATGAAGAGGCTAAAGGCATGATCGGGCTGCACGCCCTGTTTACGCTTTCTGATGAAACGTTGCAAACGGTTGCCGAACATCTAAGCGAACTAAAGGCGGGCATTCATGTTCACGTGGCCGAAGATCGGGCGGATGTTGATTTTAATCGCCAAAAATACAATAAATTAATCGCCGAACGCCTGAGGAGTTTTAACCTGCTTAACGATCGTTCGCTGCTCATTCACGGCGTGCACCTAACCGCGGAAGATTACCGGATTATTCGTGAATCTGGCGCGGCGCTGGCTTACAATCCCGACTCCAATTTGAACAACGCCGTCGGGCTGCCCGATTATGGTAGCGTTCCGCAGGAAATTCCCGTTCTAATGGGCACGGACGGCATGCACGCCAATGTGGGCCGCTCTTTTAAGCAATGGTTTCTGCTGTTCAGGCATCAGGGAAATTCATTTGAACAGGCCTTTCAGCGCGTTCAAAAGATTTACAAAGATCAATTGCAGTTTGTGCGGCGCTATTTTCCCGATTTTACGCGTTTGCAGGCGGACCAGCGGGCAGATTTTGTCATCTGGGATTACCATCCGCCAACGCCGGTGACGGCGGATAACTTTTTCGGGCACTTTCTTTACGGCTTGCTGGAAAGTCCGCCGCACGCCGTTTTTCAGGCTGGCAGGCAATTGACGGAAGGACGCAAAATTTTACGCCAAAATTCAGACGAGATTTTTGCCCATATCCGTCAGCAGGGCAATCGTTTGTACGAGCGTTTTAAGGAAACGACAGTCTGA